The stretch of DNA GTCCCAATGTTACTGGTTATGAAGATGCCGATCTAGAGTATGATAGATTCTATCGATATCGGGTTGCAGCCTTTACGGAGACCATGCAATCAGATTATTCCACCTATTATTCCATCTATTCACCCCTGGTTTTTGCCCCCATTAATTTATCGCTCACACCAAGCGATACTTCAATTGTCCTGAACTGGGAGGATAACTGTGTTTTTGAGACCGGATTCATCATTCAAAGAAGTGAAAGTTCCGTTACCGGGAGTGGGTATCTCACGCTGGACAGTGTTGATGCCAATGTGACGACCTGGACGGATTTCAATATTGAAGAGGACGCCTGGTACTATTACCGGGTGGCAGCCTATGTACCTGATCAACGATCTGGATATACCACAACCTCAGGAATCGGATCTCCCCTCAATTTTGCTCCAACAAGTTTGACCGCTACTGCAGTGGATACTTCAATCCAATTACGCTGGACAGACAATTGTATTTTTGAAGATGGCTTTGTTATCGAAAGAGATGCTGGTTCTGGTTTCGTTACGCTGGCTGAAGTAGGTGAAAATATTACGGGTTATCTGGATCAGGACATGGCCTATGGAATCGTTTACCATTACAGGGTTGCGGCCCTCGACGATGGCAGATTATCCAATTATAGTTGGGAGGTTTCCAGGTTATCTCCCCTCCAGTTTGCCCCCTCATATCTAACAGCCAGTCATGCTGGTAATAGTATCCAATTGGTCTGGAATGACAATTGTAATTTTGAAGAAGGATATGTTCTGGAGCGAAATGCAGGAGCCGGTTATGCCCATGTGGTCACTCTTGGTGCCAACACGACGAATTATCTGGATACAGACATGGCTTATGATGTGCTCTATCGCTATCGTCTGGTTGCCTATGCTGGTCCTGATGTTTCAGACTATGCCATTTCATCTTCCATCCGCTCACCCATGGGCTTCGCCCCCACAAATTTAGTCACTGTCAGTAATGATACTTCTATCACCTTGAACTGGAATGATGAATGCATTTTTGAAGAAGGATTTGTCATCGAACGCAATGAAGGCGCAGGCTATGTTGTGCAGAGTACAGTAGGAATTGATGTTACCAGTTATACAGACACTGATTTGACCGAAGGTAAGTATTACCAATATCGAGTCGCAGCCTTCGCCAGTGGTGAACAGTCAGATTATGCCTGGTCAGTGGGCATTACGTCTCCAATTATTTTTGCACCATTCAGTCTCTATGCAACAGCGATTGGAAACACCATCGCGGTTCGTTGGACAGACCTGTGCACATTTGAAGAAGGATTTACCGTGGAGCGTGATGCAGGTACCGGATTTGAGGTTATCGGTCAGGTTGCTGCCAACACAACCAATATTACCGATTCAGACCTGGAATATGGTATTGAGTACAGATATCGTGCTGCCGCCTTTACCTCTGAGGAAGTTTCGAACTATTCCAATATCACCACTATCATTTCACCCCTGACATTCACACCTTCTTCACTATTTGCATTTCCGAATACCAATTCAATCGATTTGTCCTGGCAGGATAACTGTATCTTTGAAACTGGTTTTCATATAGAGCGCGATGTGGGCTCTGGTTTTGTGCTGATCGATGATGTTGGAGCAAATGTCACGACCTATTCTGATGGAGATCTGGTTGAGGGCGTGACATACAGATATCGTGTCTCTGCCTTTACAGCAACTATGCAATCGAATTACAGCGCCACCATTGTTGTTGATTCTCCAATTGCTTTTACACCGATCAATTTTCAGGCGGTGACTCAGAACAATAGCATTGATCTATCCTGGACAGACAACTGTTCGTTTGAAGACGGATTTACCATTGAACGGGATGATGGATCAGGCACTTTTGTTGAAATTGGCAATCTGGGCGCCAACTACACCTTCTTTTCAGATGATGAGCTGGAATACTACACCATCTATCGCTATCGTGTAGCCGCCTATACGGCAACTGAGCAATCAAATTATACGCCGATTATTAATGTGCAATCCCCTGTGGATATTACGCCTTCAGATCTGGTAGCAACCTCTTTCGACACGGAGATTCTTCTGGAATGGCAGGATAATTCATCTGCAGAAGAAGGTTTCAGAATCTATCGTAATGATGGTGGGGGCTACGATTATGACAATCCGCTGGTTTCACTAAGTGCGGATGTTACCGACTATACAGACTACAGTGTGAATTATGGCATTGAGTATAGTTATCGGGTTTCCGCCTTTGCCAATGGCCAGGAATCAGCTTATACAAATGAAGCCACAGGAAGTATTGCCTGGCTATACTCCGAATGGGTAACCATAGCTGCCGGAGATTATACATTGGGTGAAGCAGGATACGAAACGGGTCCTTTTGTGCATACGGTTCCAGGTGATTTTGAGATGATGCAATTTGAGGTGACCAATAATCAGTATGCCGCCTTTATGGAGGGGGCATTGGTGGCTGGTGAGATCGTTTATGATGAGCTGGTATTAAATTTTCGAGGGGGCGCTGTTGACAGTGTTGTCTATAATTTGGGCATGACTGGCGGTCACATTCAATGGGATGGTTCAGCTTTTTCCATAGATCCCGGTTATGAGCTTCATCCAGTAGTAGGTGTCACTTGGCATGGCGCAGATGCTTTTGCCACCTTCTATGGATGGTCACTTCCCACGAAGGAAGAATGGGAAGTCGCTGCCAGAGGTACAACAGGGTCTGACTATCCATGGGGTGATGAAGATCCAACGTGTGACCTGGCGAATTTCTCAGGTTGTTCTGCTGAATTAATCCAGGTTGGTCAAACTCCCGATGGCGTTAGTCCCTTTGATGTCTATGATATGGTGGGAAATGCCTGGGAGTGGACAGGTTCCTATTTTGATGGCGCCAATAATTCATACGTCTTAAAAGGTGGCAGCTGGTCCAATTATACTGACAATCTCAAGGTCTGGTATAACACCGAGGGTGTACCTGGTGCAGCCTATAACACCATTGGTTTTCGTTGTGTGAGATAGGACTCGACCTGAAATTAATCTGATACGAGCACCCTTCCAGATCGGGGGGGTGCTTTTTTTTATCCGCCAGGCGGGATATTTGTAATTCCCGTCTGGCGGATAACTCCGGCGAAGTCCCAACACTTTCCGTTGGGACGGAGACGGGTCTTGGCATTGACGTCGTACTACAACCACGGGATGATCAATACCCAGAATCACCAGACCAGTGGAGTATATCCATCTTTTATCAGAGTTGATATTTGTTCGCCGATATATTGTACTGGTACACCCAGTGCTGAAAACGCATCGACGATATCCCCTTCCTCAGCAACATACTTACAGGCAATTGCAGTTTCATTTTCAGTTTGATATTCCACCAACAAAGCCTGAAGCTTCTTGTCAGTAAGCAGGAGCGCCTCAGCCGGACCAAAGAAGTACAACTTCACCTCCTCCATCCAGGCATATTTTAAGGCGTTGACGGCATAGGTGGTTCCTGCCTGAGCTTTTCCAGGCTCACCACTACTGATAATGATAACGAGTTTATTATTCATTTCTAAATCTCCAAATGGTCTATTCCCAAAATTCTGTCCACATATATCAAGAACGAATATATCCGAATTCTACGTCAAATTGTGATGAATCTGTGGTTTGAAATATTTTTGAATTAGACGGGTTTTAGGCCATACTCAAGGCTATAGAATTAACGTTATATTTGGAGAAACCCCATGCGTTTGAATCTGAACCCTGCATCCCTTTTCATCATGTCAATATTATTAGTAAGCAGTGGCATGGGTCGTACAGCGAAGGCTAATGCGGCATCTGATCTTTTTAATGAGCGGGTCAATCCAAGACTGGGTAAAATTATTGATATGAGTCCCAGTGCCCTTATCGACGATTATGAACGGGCTGCAGCAATACCAGGGCTGGGATTAGAAAACCCCATGACTTCTGCCTGGCAGCTCACTGATATCATGACGGATAGCGTTGACCTGGGCTGGATACAGGAATTTGGGTCTAATACCATGCCCAGCACTGACGTGTTGACTGGATTAACAACGGATGCAGCTGGGAATGTTTATGTGACGGGGAATAGCGACTTCCAATGGCTCACTATAAAATACGACGCCTCAGGTAACCAGGTATGGAGT from Candidatus Neomarinimicrobiota bacterium encodes:
- a CDS encoding SUMF1/EgtB/PvdO family nonheme iron enzyme codes for the protein MRKIAISLTILFTIINYSCSLFLPDDDETPPVIVMNTPAHLDVVYETALVTCTATDEEGVAGTELFVDDVGTGLIDTTAPYSFDWNTLELENGSSHVIYVQGWDINDNYANSDTIVVYVDNSIIHPAPIENIDISYQPIGYLISWPMVEHERFSSYSLRRSEKLNMEGALTLFTSAVAADTVYFDSLANPLVSYFYQLLITDDLNYISVGAVVESPSPESFAPSGLTATSSDTTIRLRWNDNSQFEEGFIIERDDGSGYVTLDSVAANATEYLDVAMTYGKQYRYRIAIFYETVNSEFSNIYVAYSPLGFSPSGLAADATPLTIILRWDDNCIFESGFRLERDAGLGYLPLVELGPNVTGYEDADLEYDRFYRYRVAAFTETMQSDYSTYYSIYSPLVFAPINLSLTPSDTSIVLNWEDNCVFETGFIIQRSESSVTGSGYLTLDSVDANVTTWTDFNIEEDAWYYYRVAAYVPDQRSGYTTTSGIGSPLNFAPTSLTATAVDTSIQLRWTDNCIFEDGFVIERDAGSGFVTLAEVGENITGYLDQDMAYGIVYHYRVAALDDGRLSNYSWEVSRLSPLQFAPSYLTASHAGNSIQLVWNDNCNFEEGYVLERNAGAGYAHVVTLGANTTNYLDTDMAYDVLYRYRLVAYAGPDVSDYAISSSIRSPMGFAPTNLVTVSNDTSITLNWNDECIFEEGFVIERNEGAGYVVQSTVGIDVTSYTDTDLTEGKYYQYRVAAFASGEQSDYAWSVGITSPIIFAPFSLYATAIGNTIAVRWTDLCTFEEGFTVERDAGTGFEVIGQVAANTTNITDSDLEYGIEYRYRAAAFTSEEVSNYSNITTIISPLTFTPSSLFAFPNTNSIDLSWQDNCIFETGFHIERDVGSGFVLIDDVGANVTTYSDGDLVEGVTYRYRVSAFTATMQSNYSATIVVDSPIAFTPINFQAVTQNNSIDLSWTDNCSFEDGFTIERDDGSGTFVEIGNLGANYTFFSDDELEYYTIYRYRVAAYTATEQSNYTPIINVQSPVDITPSDLVATSFDTEILLEWQDNSSAEEGFRIYRNDGGGYDYDNPLVSLSADVTDYTDYSVNYGIEYSYRVSAFANGQESAYTNEATGSIAWLYSEWVTIAAGDYTLGEAGYETGPFVHTVPGDFEMMQFEVTNNQYAAFMEGALVAGEIVYDELVLNFRGGAVDSVVYNLGMTGGHIQWDGSAFSIDPGYELHPVVGVTWHGADAFATFYGWSLPTKEEWEVAARGTTGSDYPWGDEDPTCDLANFSGCSAELIQVGQTPDGVSPFDVYDMVGNAWEWTGSYFDGANNSYVLKGGSWSNYTDNLKVWYNTEGVPGAAYNTIGFRCVR